TTTGATCATTAAATTTTGTAATATCCTTTGCAATACCATAAACGCCAATCACTTCGTTATTAACAATAATCGGTGAATTTGTTACTTCTAAGTCTTTCTGCGCTTGATCCTTTGTATAAATCCTGCATTCATAATGCTGAAGCTCACCGTTCAGTGTATTGTGAAATACTTCGTCAATATAATCAAAACTATTACTTACAAGGAGATTCTTGTAGCTTAAATTATATAACTCTTCTTTCGAGTATCCCGTTAGTTCTTCACATACGTTATTCACTCTAATATAATTTCCTTCTAAGTCCATTGCATAGTAAGCTTCCTGCTTTAATTTCGCAAACTGTTGATCAAAAAAGCTACTTTTCTTAATGAATTCTTCCAGTTTCTCTCTCTTTCCTTTATTCATTGTGCTGCTCATGATGTTCCCCTTCCGTCTCTATCTTCTAATTTATGTATGGATAAATGCGGGTGCTTATTTTATGTATTATTTGATTACTACTTGTCTATTTTAATTTTACACCATAAATTTTTCAAACTGTTCAATTTTTTAGAAAAGGTGGAAATAAATCAATTAAAAAAGGTTGAAGTTCCAACACATTCTGATGGTCTTCAACCTGATTTGAGAAGTTATGAAGGATCTACCTCATCATATGATAAAGTAACAACCTTTGTAGAATCTCCTTGATTAATTTCTTCCTCTGTTGCATTTTGGTTTAACTCAGGATCATCATCCATGCCTGGGGCAATCTGTTCATTATCAATTGGTTCATTTTCCTTTTTCATGTTAATCACTCCTTCCAATGATTAACCTTCCCCTTTTAGAAATGAGTTTATTCGGGCAATGAATATAAATAAAAAGCCGACACTCCGCAAAAGATCCGAGGGGGTTAGATCACTGCGAAAGTGTCAGCTGGTAAAGCATCTATATAAAGAGTTACAGCCATTCCTATTACTAAATTACTTTATGCATTTGTTGCATCTTTGTTTGTGAGCTTAATAGTAACGGTCATTTTTTCTCCTGCTCGGTAAAGAGTTACTTTTACTTCTTCACCAATTTCCGTTTCTGAATAGAGAAACTTTCTTAAATCACTAGAACTTGTGATTTTTTGATCGTTCATTGAGATAATCACATCTTGTTGCTTAAGACCTGCTTCATCTGCCGGTGATGCTGGTGAAACATTCCCCACAATAACGCCTTCTGTCACTTCTTCAGGTAGACTCATGTTTTGTTGTAAATAATATTGAGGAACCTCACTCATCTCAACTAATCCTACACCAAGGAAAGGACGTTGGATTTTCCCATTAGACAATAGCTCTTCAGCAATAGGAACAACATCGTTACTCGGAATGGCAAAGCCTAGCCCTTCTACACCGCTATCACTAATTTTCAAACTATTAATTCCGATAACCTGTCCACTCATGTTTATTAATGGACCTCCACTGTTACCTGGATTAATTGCTGCATCTGTTTGAAGAACATCAAGTGCCCAATTACCTTCAGATGTTGTTACATCAATTGTTCGATCAATACCGCTTATGATTCCTTGTGTTACGGTTCTGGAGAATTCTTCTCCTAATGGATTTCCTATTGCGATCACATCTTCACCTGTACGTAGTTGTGATGAATCCCCTAACTCTGCCACAACTTCGACATGCTCTGCATCAATTTTGAGTACAGCTATGTCAGTTAATGCATCTGTTCCAACTAGCTCTGCTGGAACTTTCTCTCCATTATAAAGAGTTACTTCAATTGATTGTGCTCCTTCAATAACGTGGTTATTTGTTAAAATATATCCTGCATCACCTTCTTTTTTAAAGATGAATCCTGAACCTGTTCCAGCTTCAACACTTTCTGATGAGCTGTTAAAGAAATCTCTGCTTGTTTGTGTTTGCATATTCGTAATCCCAACAATTGCTGGCGTTAAGCTATCAACGATATCAGCAATAGAGCTAGAATTTGTAGATAGTTCTTGTGTTGAGACATTAGGAGCAGAATCATTATTTTGAGTAACAGCTTCAACTGCAGCAGTATTTTGTTCTACTGTCGGTTGTTGCTCCTGTTTATAAGTCGTCACACCTAATACTAATGCTCCACCAACAATTCCACTTAGAAGTGAAGATACAATTGGTTTGATACTTTTTCTTGTTTTTTTCTGTTCGCGTGTAATTTCTGTTTGATCATAATATCCCATATTTTTTCCTCCTATAACAATCAATCGTTATCTTTTATAATAAATCAGTAAAATGTTTTAGATGCCTTGAGAACTTACAAACCCACCTATAATGAGTAAAACAAAAAGAAGGGAAACACCCGTAAAAATTAAAGCTCTCATTTCATTATCTCCTTTTATCACGTCCACCTAATGTGTTCGCTTTTTTGCTTAACCTAACTATATGACAAGAGTTTGGGATAATAATGAGAGAATTGTGGGAAATTGTGAAATTTATCAAGAATTGAAATAGAACGTTGTATAATAGCGATGAAAGGAAGTGACACGATGAGTTACAACGTATACTTAGTCGAGGATGAACAGAACTTAAATGAATTGTTAACCATGTATCTCATAAATGAAAAATGGTCTGTTACCTCTTGCCTCACTGGGTCCCAAGCAAGAGAGCTAATAGACAAGCCGCCTCATTTATGGATCCTGGATATTATGCTTCCTGATATTGACGGATATCAATTAATTCGTGAAATAAAAGCAGCAACACCTAACGTTCCTGTTATTTTTATCTCTGCTAGAGATGCTGATATTGATCGTGTTTTAGGGTTGGAGCTTGGTAGTGATGATTATATTTCAAAACCTTTTTTACCAAGAGAACTTGTCATTCGAGCACAAAAACTATTATCAAGAACATATATAGAAGAATCAACTGAATCTAGTAAAGTTATTACTCTTACTCCCTATCAAATAGACGAGCAAGTAAGAATTGTTTACTTAAATAATGAAGAAGTTACCTTAACATCAAAGGAATTTGATCTGCTTCAATTGTTTATACACAATCAAGGTCAGGCTTTTTCTAGAGAGCAAATACTAACTAATATTTGGGGAGAAGATTATTTCGGAACAGATCGAGTTGTTGATGATTTAGTCCGAAGACTAAGAAAGAAAATGCCGGAACTGAAACTAGAAACAATCTATGGATTTGGCTACAGGATGTTAAAAGGATGAAAAATAAACCGTTAGCCTTTCAAATTTGGGTAGTATTTTCAGGCATTCTTTTGGTTATTTCATTATTATTAGTGATTTTTTTCCCCACCACTTTACGAAGCTTTTTCACAAAAGAAATTTATAAAACGATTGAAAATGAACAGCTTGTTTTAATGGAATATGGTAATCCTGGAAACAGTCTGCAAAATGACAAACAAAAAGACCGTACTGTTTCCCATTTGTTTTTACCTATCCAAAGTCGATACTATTTATATAGTGAAGAGCTTCCAACTGATTTTATTCGTCAAACACAGGATTTAGCTGCACAGCAAACAGCATCTAGTGAACGATATGAAAAGAATTTACGAAATCAAACACTTTTTTATGTGATTCATAAGCTAACAATCAACGGTGAGCCTAGTTACTTATTATCCTACTCATGGGATTCTTATCGGAATGATCTTGTGTTCACCCTATTTCGACAACTTATGATTGTCATGGCCGTTGTCTTTTTATTTAGCTGGATACCGTCGATTTGGCTAGCAAGGTATTTATCAAAACCACTTGTTAAGCTTGAAAAGCATGTAAAAGACATTTCTGAGCAAGCCTGGCACGAACCGGTTGAAGTAGACCGAAACGATGAAATTGGAAAACTCGGGCACATGATTGAAAAAATGCGTCAGCATCTTGTAAGGAAAGACGAAGCTCAGCAAACGCTGCTGCAAAATATATCACATGATTTAAAAACACCTGTTATGGTTATCCGTGGGTATGCGAGATCTGTAAATGACGGGATTTTCCCAAAAGGTGATCTTTCCAGTACAATGGATGTTATTGAAGATGAATCAGAAAAGCTTGAAAAAAAAATAAAAGATTTACTTTACTTAACGAAGCTTGATTTTTTATCCACAAGAAAGCCGAAAAAAACTTCGTTTCGCCTCGATCAACTCATACACGAGGAAGTGGAACGAATTAAATGGGCTAAACCCGAACTTACTTGGAATTTAAATGTTGAAGACGCAACTATTTTGGGGGATTCAGAGCAGTGGGAAAAGCTGCTTGAAAACCTGCTTGAAAATTCCTTACGATATGCTGAGACAGCCATTTCAATTTCAATGTCAAAATCAGAACAACATCTTACTTTGAACTTATGGAATGATGGACCTCCAATTGACAAAGAGATAATGGGACAGCTATTTGAACCTTTTCAAAAAGGACAAAAAGGGGAATTTGGAATTGGATTGAGCATTGTTAAGCGGATTGCAGATTTGCATGAATCTAAGGTGTGGGCAGCAAACGAGCGAAATGGAGCAGCTTTCTATCTAGAAATTCCTATACGTTAGTCGTTGTAAAAAGGAGATCTAACTCAAAGGTTAGATCTCCTTTTGGATTATTTAGGGTATGTCATTTCTTCTGGCTTCACATATTGATCAAATTGATCTTCAGTTAATAGTTCCAATCGTAAAGAAGCTTCTTTTAGTGTTAATCCTTCTTTATGAGCTAGCTTAGCAATTTTTGCTGCATTTTCATAGCCAATATGAGGGTTTAATGCGGTAACAAGCATTAATGAATCTTTCACATACTTTTCAATAACCGGGATGTTGGCTTCAATCCCAACAGCACAATGATCATGGAACGAAACAATTGCATCTGAAAGGAGTTGTACTGATTGTAAAAAGTTATAAATGATAACCGGCTTAAATACATTCAACTCAAAATTCCCCTGACTTGCTGCAAACCCGATGGCAGCGTCATTTCCCATTACTTGAACAGCGACCATCGTTAGCGCTTCACTTTGAGTTGGGTTTACTTTTCCCGGCATGATAGAGCTTCCTGGTTCATTTTCTGGTATTGTAATTTCGCCAATTCCACATCTTGGTCCACTAGCTAACCAACGAACATCGTTTGCAATCTTCATTAAGTTAGCAGCCAATGCCTTTAATGCTCCATGAGCATATACCGTTTCATCATGGCTTGTTAAGGCATGAAATTTATTAATTGAAGATTGAAATCTCTCATTTGTAAACTCACTAATTTCTTTTGCCACACGATCACCGAACTCAGGGTGGGCATTAATACCAGTACCAACAGCTGTACCACCTATAGCTAAATTTTTCATATAGGATGTTGCTTGCTGAATCATTTCCTTCGTTTGCAAAAGCATATGTGTCCAACCACTGATTTCCTGCCCCAACGTTAAAGGTGTCGCATCTTGCAAATGAGTACGTCCAATTTTCACAATGTCCTCAAATTTCTTTTCTTTTTCAACTAACGTAGCATGCAGCTTATCAATTGCAGGCAAGAGCTTACTATCCACTGCTAAAACTCCTGCTATATGCATAGCAGTGGGAAATGTGTCATTTGAACTTTGACTCATGTTTACATCATCATTTGGATGAATAACTTCGTTTATTCCTTTTTCCTTCAAAAATTCATTTCCTCTTCTGGCTACAACTTCGTTTACATTCATATTACTTTGTGTGCCACTACCCGTTTGCCATACAACAAGTGGAAAATGATCATTTAATTTTCCTTCTATGATTTCATCACAAGCCTTAATAATTGCCTCTGCCTTTTCTTTATGTAATTTTCCAAGTGAATCGTTTACAATTGCAGCACTTCTTTTTAAAATGGCAAATCCAGTAATAACCTCGTTCGGCATCTTTTCTCCACCAATTTTAAAGTTTTGCTTGCTGCGTTGAGTTTGTGCTCCCCAATACTTTTCAGCTGGTACTTGAATCTCTCCCATTGTGTCTTTCTCTACACGATAATCCAACTAACACACCTCCGAAAAAAATTCACTTCACTTTTCTATTTTATGGGTTTTTTGGTGATTTTAAAAGTAATGACACTTCTTGTTAGTTTCATATTGCAAGCAAAGAATTTAATGTTATTTTATATTCATTAAATTTTAAATAAATTTTTTCTTTAAATCTTAGTTTATTCATTAGACAAACTAAGAAGTAGTTGGTATAATGAAAACAGTTAATGATCATTTACTTACTTAACATGATTGTGAAAGCGATAACAGCTAATCATATTTAAACAGGAGGGATAAGCAAATATGAGGGATTGGGGGCAAAATAATAACTCAATCTACTAATCTAGCTATTGATAAAAGCTTAAACATTGTTGTAAAACTTTAATACATAATTTCATTCCTATAAGAAAGGAGAATAGAGGAATATATAGTAAAGCTAATCAACTATACTATTTTAATAAAGCGTTATCATTCCTCTTAAACTTATGATGAAAAAGCAAAACTCAATTTATATTATTGCCATTACTCTTGTAGCTACACTCGGTGGATTACTTTTCGGTTATGATACTGCTGTTATATCTGAAATTTTGAAAAGTCTCTAGAAGCCTATTTTATTGAAAGTCTCGGACTTGATACGTTTGTACATGGGATAACAACATCTAGTGCACTGATTGGATGTATTATTGGTGGACTTATTTCTGGATATTTCGCT
This Metabacillus endolithicus DNA region includes the following protein-coding sequences:
- a CDS encoding response regulator transcription factor, which encodes MSYNVYLVEDEQNLNELLTMYLINEKWSVTSCLTGSQARELIDKPPHLWILDIMLPDIDGYQLIREIKAATPNVPVIFISARDADIDRVLGLELGSDDYISKPFLPRELVIRAQKLLSRTYIEESTESSKVITLTPYQIDEQVRIVYLNNEEVTLTSKEFDLLQLFIHNQGQAFSREQILTNIWGEDYFGTDRVVDDLVRRLRKKMPELKLETIYGFGYRMLKG
- the fumC gene encoding class II fumarate hydratase — encoded protein: MDYRVEKDTMGEIQVPAEKYWGAQTQRSKQNFKIGGEKMPNEVITGFAILKRSAAIVNDSLGKLHKEKAEAIIKACDEIIEGKLNDHFPLVVWQTGSGTQSNMNVNEVVARRGNEFLKEKGINEVIHPNDDVNMSQSSNDTFPTAMHIAGVLAVDSKLLPAIDKLHATLVEKEKKFEDIVKIGRTHLQDATPLTLGQEISGWTHMLLQTKEMIQQATSYMKNLAIGGTAVGTGINAHPEFGDRVAKEISEFTNERFQSSINKFHALTSHDETVYAHGALKALAANLMKIANDVRWLASGPRCGIGEITIPENEPGSSIMPGKVNPTQSEALTMVAVQVMGNDAAIGFAASQGNFELNVFKPVIIYNFLQSVQLLSDAIVSFHDHCAVGIEANIPVIEKYVKDSLMLVTALNPHIGYENAAKIAKLAHKEGLTLKEASLRLELLTEDQFDQYVKPEEMTYPK
- a CDS encoding sensor histidine kinase; translated protein: MKNKPLAFQIWVVFSGILLVISLLLVIFFPTTLRSFFTKEIYKTIENEQLVLMEYGNPGNSLQNDKQKDRTVSHLFLPIQSRYYLYSEELPTDFIRQTQDLAAQQTASSERYEKNLRNQTLFYVIHKLTINGEPSYLLSYSWDSYRNDLVFTLFRQLMIVMAVVFLFSWIPSIWLARYLSKPLVKLEKHVKDISEQAWHEPVEVDRNDEIGKLGHMIEKMRQHLVRKDEAQQTLLQNISHDLKTPVMVIRGYARSVNDGIFPKGDLSSTMDVIEDESEKLEKKIKDLLYLTKLDFLSTRKPKKTSFRLDQLIHEEVERIKWAKPELTWNLNVEDATILGDSEQWEKLLENLLENSLRYAETAISISMSKSEQHLTLNLWNDGPPIDKEIMGQLFEPFQKGQKGEFGIGLSIVKRIADLHESKVWAANERNGAAFYLEIPIR
- a CDS encoding S1C family serine protease, whose amino-acid sequence is MGYYDQTEITREQKKTRKSIKPIVSSLLSGIVGGALVLGVTTYKQEQQPTVEQNTAAVEAVTQNNDSAPNVSTQELSTNSSSIADIVDSLTPAIVGITNMQTQTSRDFFNSSSESVEAGTGSGFIFKKEGDAGYILTNNHVIEGAQSIEVTLYNGEKVPAELVGTDALTDIAVLKIDAEHVEVVAELGDSSQLRTGEDVIAIGNPLGEEFSRTVTQGIISGIDRTIDVTTSEGNWALDVLQTDAAINPGNSGGPLINMSGQVIGINSLKISDSGVEGLGFAIPSNDVVPIAEELLSNGKIQRPFLGVGLVEMSEVPQYYLQQNMSLPEEVTEGVIVGNVSPASPADEAGLKQQDVIISMNDQKITSSSDLRKFLYSETEIGEEVKVTLYRAGEKMTVTIKLTNKDATNA